ttgatattaagaaaaatcacggataagcgagttgagaggacagctcgctagaaataggaaaaaatcaccgataagcgagttgagaggacagcttggtgattaaacgggttaagaggacagcttgatataaatgaaaaaaaaacatcgataagcgagttgagatgacagATTGGTAGTCATGCgggttaagaggacagcttgatatttatgaaaaattatcgaTAAGCGAGTAAGAGGACAGCTTTTAGATCAAATaggttgaaaggacagcttgatagaaatgaaaaaaaaaaacatcaataagcgagttgagaggacagtttggtgatcagagaagacagcttgatattaataaaaaaaaacaccgaaaagcaagttgagagggcagtttggtgatcaagcgggttgagtggacagcttgatagaaatgagaaaatcatcgataagcgagttgagaagacagcttggtgatcaaacagattgagaggacagtttgataGAGATGGAAAAAAGTCACCGGttagcgagttgagaggacagcttgataaaaatgaaaaaatcaccattttACGAGTTGATTGGACAGCTTGATGAGAAAGAAAACTCAAGTGGGTTGAAAGAACAGTTTGACAAAAACACAACTTCAAGCaagatgaaaatcaaaaatcatgcGTGTTGAGAATGAAGTTTGGTGAGAAAGAAAAACCCAACCGAGGACTGCTTTACATCAACtataaataagagaaaaattttgaagcgAGTTGAGATGGATGCTGAGTGAAGATGAAAACTCAAGTCAGTCTTGAggaaggaaatttaaaaaaaaatatcttagaaCGGTTTGTCTAGaaaagtggaataaaaaaataaaataaaagggaCTTGAAAATTCAAGGTTGGAAAAATCTATGGAGAATAGTTGAGATAACAGTTTATAATGTCAACCGGAGTGGAATGAGATGACAGCTTGAAAACTCATAGGCGATGTAGAAGGTAGCCTAGGGgtattgataaaaatatcaagcgAGTTCAGAGAACAGGTTGAAAAATCGTAGGTGAGTCGAGACGGCAGCCTGAACATGTTGTAATTACAGGAGAcaataaacaaattattttgttatgtcCTTCCACAAAACTCGGGAGAGAACCTGTTTATGAAGTTAAAAAGAGCGTACTAAAGCTACCCTACAGATTTTTAGGCAGCTTCCGGCATTAAAAGCAAAAACAACTTTAAGTATCACATTTGATTCTTAGTAGTTCCCCAGTGTGCCCTTAAAAACGAGTATTTGCAAATCGTTAACAGCCCATGTGTGATGATGAATCATTCAATAGGCTGAAATGCAACGCGTCAAAAACTGTCATGACAATTTAACTTCACAACGCTCCAGGATAGTGTCATAAGTTATTGAAGCTTTTCTGATTCTGAGGAGAAATCTTGCACGTAGGTTCAGTTTACTACTCCTCAAATGTCACGAAATGGTTTCAGGGTATCACGGAAACTTTTTTTCCTTACAACCAATTTATTATTgttaaacttatttgaattgttCAAAGGTTAATTTattggaaattggaaaaaaattacaattttttatgaaacacctTATTGCCTACATAGATTCAGTGCTAgtgcaagcaaaaaaaatctctggTAACTATCAGGAAGCATAGAGCTAAGTAGTGAATTATTACACCTACAGCCAAGGGGTAAAATCACCTTTCTGTTTAGCTGCAGGCAGTAAGCTTCTTGAAATGAATGCACTATACCTCCATTCACTTTGTTTTCTTTAGCTGTTTCTACGTCCTCCGGAATGTGTCATCATATTTACCGACTGATGATATGCTGCAAGCATTTAACTATTCATAGCTCCTGTTGCATGCATGGAGCGTAATTTTTCTCACACCTCTGCACCTTCCGAAGTTAACCGGGCACAAGGGATTCGGTTTCTTGAATTGACAAAGTGGGACGGCAAATTGTTTCTTCGGGGGTAACCCTTACTTATCGTGcttgtaaattgaatttattttcagtgAAAGTATACATTCATAAAGGAAATTaccaacattttatttttaaataatattcatcTATAAACAAAATGACCTGCTTTATAAGAATGGATTTATAATTAATAGCTTACTTGACAATTATTTCACGTTTTTTGAAGCTGCTATGTCTTAGAATTCTGAGGATTTGgcttaaaactttttaacgtCAAAATACCTTCGAAGTTGAAGGGTTATCCCCACACGCGTTTACCTATAGCAACCTTGCACAGCGGAAACCTTTGAAAACTGTATGCCGGAATTCCGGTCAATCGGGGTCGTTCTTCCGGTTGCATTGAACATCTACACCCACACAGTccccgtttgtttgtttgtttggcaTCTTGATGATTTGATCTCCCTTGGCCCTTGCCTCTAAAATTCGCTCCTTTCCCTTCCATTTGTCcactggaaaattttctttttgaaacgAATCGCCCCTGTCCCGATGACGGATGCCCTGCAGCAGGAAAATTCTTCCCATCAGAACGCCGGAGAGTTTCAATGTTTCCatcatatttttcattgtaCTCGGCCAGCATCGCTGAATACACCAGGAGGAAGATCAACATTCCATTACCCCATTCTTGGAGTGGTTCCTTCTATTTTCTTCTCCTTTGAATGTTGATTCCATGCCACCGATTCAGTCCGACACCGGATGGAAAAGTGGAACTGGTGAAATGTGTTTcttcataaatatttcaaaactagTCGCATCCAATTTCTTTATCTTGTTTTCtcgggaaaaattgaaacattccACCAGAGATCTGAAGATGGAGCGAGTTTTCGTTTtccgtttttgtttctttgtgtGTGTTGAATGGAAGTCGGatgaaaaatttccaatttctcagcaaaattgttcaaaacataagTATTCCAATAATTATGAGGTTTTGAATATATTTGACCATATGTGtagaatcaaaatttattttttcgagaCATTTCCCAGATTTCGAGgttttaggggccgttcactaattacgtaagcacgattttggatattttcaaccctcccccccccctggtaagacaaagtaagatttttcgaaaccctccctccccccctagtaagatctttcgttttgacgtagaattacgtcttacggcaacactataggggggcaaatttaaatttgcgaacagatctcgcgtcacgaaaactttccatctcacagacatcctatctaaaggattatgacgtcatcaccaacgcctgctttgatgggttttgtttttccctacctacgaaaggtataaaacaaagggcCCGTCGGTCGACTCGGTTTCATCAGTTTTTCATCAGTTTATCGCTTACCACCGACCCGATTAGACGTGCTTTTGATTTGCTGCTGTTTTCCAATCTCCATCGCTGAGTTTCTCAATCACGGACATCTCAATTGAAGGATTTTTCTTTCGAGTTCTGTGTTCTGCTATAGTACAGTGACATTGTGAAAACCCGTTCCCCGAATGGCGGAATCATTTCCGCCCTGGGGTGGACTGCCCGGTCCATCCCACAAAAACTCCAGGACCATTCCCAGCTGGATGGATCCGGACAATTTACACGGCCAGGTGCAATTCCTTGTTCTCAAGCCAACCAACCAAACGAAGCTGCCCCAAAACCCATTCGTAATCGCCAAATCTATCGATCGGATTGCCGGCCGCATCGATGGAGCCAGCCCAACCGATGGAGGAAAATCAATTCTCCTAGCCGTCCGAAGCCAAAAACAAAGCGATCAGCTCCTTCAATTGAAGGAACTGATTGATGGAACTCCAGTTAATGTTGAGCTTCATCCCACAAGAAATACTAGTCAGTGCGTTGTTTCTTGTCGGGAAGTGGCTGATTTAAAGGACACTGAAATTTGCCAAGCCCTCGAGGATCAGGACGTGGTGAAAGTTTATCGATTCACCAGGAAAGTTGAAGGCAAAACTCTCCCTACCAACACCATGGTGCTCACCTTCAAGGGTACCGTTCCGCCAACCCACGTTTGGTTTGGATACCTTCGGGTCCCAACCAGGCCCTACTACCCGCGCCCCATGCAGTGCTTTGCTTGTGGGAGGTTTGgacatacaaaaaccaaatGTCCAAACAATCCCATCTGCCCAAACTGTGGTGATAATACACTCCATCCGGAATGTCCGAATCCGTCCTACTGCGTCAATTGCCAAGGAAACCACTGCACTTCCAACCGAATCTGCCCAGCCTACCAACATGAGCAAAACATCGTTCGTATCCGAGTGGATATGGGAATCCCCCATTCCGATGCCGTTAAGGAATACCGCTCCCGCCTCAATTCCGCCTCCCACTCCCGAGTACAGCAAAGATTGCTCAACCCTCTACCATCCGCCCAAGACAACGACAAAATCAAAGCGCTCGAAAAGAAAATCGCCGATTTGCTTGAGCAAAACGCCCAACTTCTCGCCAAAATCACCGCCATTGAAAACAGCCAAAATGACGATTCCGACACTACCCTCACCGACACCAATAGCGAGGCCTCCATGGACACAACCGACGATTCTCCGATTCGCAACTCTACCCCAAAGCGTGGTCGGGGCACCGAATCACCCGGAAACATCTCTCCTGCGAGACAAACCAAGAGCCTCAAATCTACCAATCAACCCGGTCCCCCCATCTACGCCAGTCAATCCAACAGTAAGGAATCCAGTCGTCTCCCACCCCCTGGCATTAATCGGTAAGTCATTTTGTCCCTTAACTTCTCTGTTCCACTCATACTCCAACATCTCAATAACTCATTTCCTTCTAAAATCGTCATGGCTCTCAACGGTCCAACACTAAGAACATCTACAAATTTTGCCATACAGTGGAACATCTTAGGCCTAAAATCACGATTACCTGAAATTCAACTTCTTGTTACCAAATTCTCCCCAATAATTTTCGCCCTCCAAGAAACCTTAGTTCCTCATTCAACCGTTCGCACCAATCTTATCAAAGGCTATCAGCTACATACCTTCAAGGACTCTCATAGCAGAGGTGTAGGAATAGGgattaaaaatggatttcctTACACTCCAATTACCGTACAATCTACCCTTAATATCGTTTGCGTACGTCTCAAAGCACCTATTGAAATATCAGTCGTATCCTTGTATGCCTCACCCTCTCTCCCATTTCAAGAATTCACCGAAGGCATTGAAGATCTAATTCCTCAAATTCCAACACCCATTATTATCCTCGGTGATTTTAACGCACACTCCACCGAATGGGGGAGTAAGGAAACTGATAGACGAGGCCGTTTCCTCGAAGACTTTGCGATGATCAATaatataacaattttaaacGATGGGTCCCACACTCGCTTATGTCCCCAATCTGGTAACACCTCAGCTCTTGATCTGAGCCTCGTTTCTTGGTCCCATGGGCCAAAATTTAGCTGGTCAGTTCTCGACGATAATCGTGGCAGCGATCATTTTCCAATTCTCCTTAAACTCGAACATCCCACCCCAATAGCTGCTGCCAGGCCTCGATGGCGTTACCACGAAGCTGACTGGATTGGATACCAGAATTACATCGATCATCTTTTCTCAATTCAAAATCCCTCTTCTATTCAAACCTTTAACACAATGGTTCTTGACGCCGCCGCCAAATACATTCCCCGCACGACCGGAAAACCAGGTAAATCAGCAGTCCCATGGTGGGGCTCCGAAGTACGTGATGCTattaaaaatagaagaaaagcCCTCCGATCTCTGAAGCGATTACCAAATGACGACCCCCAAAAGCAAAGTGCCTTAATTGCTTTCAAAAAAGCTAGATCAACTGCTAGATTGGTAGTTCAGACCGCCAAAGATAATTGCTGGAAAAGGTTCACAGAGGAAATTAACCCCAACACTCCCTCTAaagtcctttggaacaaaatcaaAGTCCTCCATGGTGAACCCCGAAAAAACCAATACCACCTTCTTTTAAATCGGCACTACACAAACGACCCCTCCCTGCTCGCTGAAGCCCTCTCCAAACACTTCACTTCAATTCCCCCAACCATCAATAATCTCAACCCCGTTACCCAAAACTCACTCCCTAACCAAAACATCTCCCCTTCCACCATTTCTCCCCCCTCAAGTAATCAACCTTTCAATTCTGACTTCACTCCCGAAGAGCTCTACTCCGCCCTTCACAAGGTCAAAGGTCTGTCTTCCGGCCCCGACGACATAGGATATCCACACCTTAAAAATTTGTCCCCTCTTGCAAAAACTACATTCCTAAAAATTATTAACAACATATGGAATGAAGGAGCTATTCCCGATCCCTGGAAGCGTGGGCTGGTAATCCCGATTCCCAAACCACAAAAAGACCCTTGTAACATCGACAGCTATCGTCCGATTACTCTCCTTGACTGTGCTGGAAAAATCATGGAGAGAATGGTCAATCATCGACTCAATACCTTCCTTGACCAAAACAACCTGCTGAACAAGCAACAGTTCGCTTTCCGACCAGGGCGATCTACGGACGACTACCTATGCCATTTAGAAAACATTCTCGACAGCTCTTTGAACCAACATCAACACATTGAACTTCTTTCCCTCGACCTCTCTAAGGCCTTTGACAGGGTCAACCAGAACATCATCGTCAGCACTCTACGTGAATGGAATATCGGTGGTCGTATGTTTAACTACATAAACAGCTTCCTTTCCAACAGATCTATTCAAGTGCTAGTTAATGCTACTCTTTCTAATCCCAAATCTGTTAACACAGGAGTTCCTCAGGGATCTGTCATTGCTCCAACACTCTTTCTAATAGCTATCAACTCCATCTTCAAAGTCATACCCGATAATATAAAAATACTAATCTATGCCGACGACATACTACTAATCTCCATCTCCCATTTCGCGCGTCTCTCGCGTAAAAGACTGCAATCAGCTCTCGACCTGGTCGCTGACTGGGCTCCTAGTGTTGGGTTTCAGTTCTCCCCAGAAAAATCCAAACTACTGCATCTTGGCCCGAACCGaaagaaattaaagaaaattccaCCCATCATCATGTATGATCAAATCATTCCTTTAGTCCATTCCTTTCGTCTCCTTGGAGTCTGGATCGATGATCGACTTAATTTCAAATCCCATTTCGATCATATCAGGAAAAACGCTAACAACAAAATCAATATACTACGTATCCTATCCAAAAATCCAAGCCTGGCTAATCGGGATTCACTCCTACGGTTTTTACACGGATGGCTTCTCCCATCTACTCTCTACGGTCTAGGTTTCGTTAGCCGAGCCAGCTCCACCATTCACGACAAACTTCAACCTCTGTACAACCGGTGCATCAGGATCATCAGCTCTGCTTTTGTTACAAGCCCAACGCTATCGCTAATGGCTGAAAGTGGAGAGACCCCTTTCAACTACCTCATTGCTAAACACCTTACCTCAAAGTCGTTGCGCTGGCTCGCCACTGGAGGAAACACTGATTCCCCATTAGTAATTCGAACCGATTCCTTACTCCAAGATCTTGCCAACATTTCCATCCCAACCATCTGTCAAAGAAGACCAACAGCCTTTCGATATTGGACCGAAAAGACCCCCCATATCGACCTCTCCCTCACCCACTCAATAAAAGCCGGTCAACACCATGCAATAGTGCTTCCCCACTTTCGCAACCTTGTTGAAAAGAAGTACTCCTCGGTTCCACACATTTACACCGACGGCTCTAAAACCGCCGATGGCAAAGTTGGCTGCGGTATCTACGACTCCATTGACAATAGAAGCATTGCCTTGCCCACCGTGTGCTCCGTATTCAGTTCCGAAGCTTTTGCACTCCTCAACTCCCTTCAAAATTTCCCCACCCATTCCAACCCCCCAACAGTCTTCTCCGACTCTGCAAGCGTCCTGAGAGCCGTCTCTGCCGGCAATATTAAACATCCATGGATTTCATCAATCTCCGAGATAGCCCTAACCAAGAAAGCCACCCTCGTTTGGATACCTGGACATGTGGGTATCCCCGGCAATGAGGCGGCAGACCGCCTGGCATCCCTTGGTACTAATATGATACCCCCTGAAATACCCATTCCACAACAAGACGCATACCACTACATTAAAACTCAGCTGGCTCAAGCCTGGGAAAGAAACTGGTACTCCAACCGACAAGCCAAGCTGCGCGAAGTTAAAAACAGTCCCCTAAAGTGGACTGACCGTATCAACCCCCGAGAAAGAACCGCCATCACTCGACTTCGGATTGGTCACACCAGGTTGACCCACTCCTACCTTCTTGATAAAGAGGATCCACCAGAGTGCCCTTCGTGCAACTGCATACTATCTGTCCGACACATTCTAACCGATTGTCTAACCTACTCCCAACAAAGAACCGCCTGCCAACTGAGCGACAGTCTCCGACAAGTATTGTCTAATTGTCCCACCGAAGAAGCCAAACTGATTGACTTCCTAAAAACTACAAAACTGATAAACCAACTGTAAAAAGACAAACTCCCTGGTCGTCTGTCCACTGCACCCAATCTTGTCCCCTACATGTTTGTCGCTATCTTTCTCTTTCCTTTCTAAAATCTCACAGTGAAACAAACTAGCAAACTTATAAGAAACTTAGCAAACTTATAAGGACTATGAAACCGCAAATTTTT
This sequence is a window from Uranotaenia lowii strain MFRU-FL chromosome 3, ASM2978415v1, whole genome shotgun sequence. Protein-coding genes within it:
- the LOC129752440 gene encoding uncharacterized protein LOC129752440: MAESFPPWGGLPGPSHKNSRTIPSWMDPDNLHGQVQFLVLKPTNQTKLPQNPFVIAKSIDRIAGRIDGASPTDGGKSILLAVRSQKQSDQLLQLKELIDGTPVNVELHPTRNTSQCVVSCREVADLKDTEICQALEDQDVVKVYRFTRKVEGKTLPTNTMVLTFKGTVPPTHVWFGYLRVPTRPYYPRPMQCFACGRFGHTKTKCPNNPICPNCGDNTLHPECPNPSYCVNCQGNHCTSNRICPAYQHEQNIVRIRVDMGIPHSDAVKEYRSRLNSASHSRVQQRLLNPLPSAQDNDKIKALEKKIADLLEQNAQLLAKITAIENSQNDDSDTTLTDTNSEASMDTTDDSPIRNSTPKRGRGTESPGNISPARQTKSLKSTNQPGPPIYASQSNSKESSRLPPPGINR